The stretch of DNA CGGGCACGCCCTTCTGGATCTTCCAGGCCCTGGCGCTGCTCTCGGGGATCGGCGGCGGCAACTTCGCCAACTCCATGAGCAACATCTCCAGCTTCTACCCGAAGAAGCAGCAGGGCTATGCCCTAGGCATGAACGCGGGCCTCGGCAACTTCGGCGTCACCACCATGCAGATCCTGATCCCGCTGGTGATGACCGTGGGGCTGTTCGGCGCGCTGGGTGGCGAACCGATGGAGCTGCAGAAGGCCAGCGGCACCCTGATCGGCCGCATCGAGGCCGGTACCGACACCTGGATCCAGAACGCCGGCTTCATCTGGCTGGTCTTCCTGATCCCGCTGGCCTTCGCCGGCTGGTTCGGCATGAACAACATTCGCGCCATCACCCCCAACCCGGGTACCCCGGTGCAGGCCTTCGGCAAGATCCTCGGCCTCTACGGCGTGGGCCTGATCACCTCGGTGATCGGCGTGGTCGCCCTGGGCTGGCTGAACATGTGGCTCGCCCTGCCGCTGACCATCGCCCTGACCCTGTTCCTGCTGCGCCTGATTCCCGGTGACATCAAGCCGAACATCCAGAAGCAGTTCGCGATCTTCTCCAACAAGCACACCTGGGCGATGACCGTGCTCTACATCGCCACCTTCGGCTCCTTCATCGGCTTCTCCGCCGCCCTGCCGCTCTCCATCAGCGTCATCTTCGGCAACATGATGGATGTGGCCGCCGACGGCACCATCACCCGCGTGGCCAATCCCGACGCCCCCAGCGCCCTGACCTGGGCCTGGATGGGACCCTTCGTCGGCGCCCTGATCCGCCCGGTGGGCGGCTGGATCTCCGACAAGGTGGGTGGCGCCATCGTCACCCAGATCATCTCGGTGGTCATGGTCGTCGCCTCCGCGGCGGTGGGCTACGTGATGATGCTGGCCTACAACGCCACCGACCCCAACCAGTACTTCTGGATGTTCCTGACGCTCTTCATCGTGCTCTTCGCCGCCAGCGGCATCGGCAACGGCTCCACCTTCCGCAGCATCGGCTTTATCTTCGACCTGCAGCAGAAGGGCCCGGTGCTCGGCTGGACCTCCGCCGTGGCCGCCTACGGCGCCTTCATCGCTCCGCGGGTGATGGGCGAGCAGATCAAGGCCGGCACCCCGGAGATGGCCATGTACGGGTTCGCGGTCTTCTACGCCCTCTGCCTGGTGGTCAACTGGTGGTTCTACCTGCGCGGCAACGCCTACGTGAAGAATCCCTGAGCCCCACAGGACACAGGGCCGAGGCCATCACGGATGGACGAGGCAAGGGACGCCGAGGCGTCCCGAGTCACGGCGACAGCCCTGTACCTCCAAGGGGATAGGCCCCGGAAATCAAGGAGTAGCGGCGGTGGCGTCTTGATGCAGGTCAAGGTGACCGGCGCCGCGACTGCCAGTCTGGAAGGCGACCATTCATGCATCGCCGAAGGAGGCACGACATGAAACATCTCGAGGGCGTGACCCGGCCCCAACAGGTCCGGGCACTTTCACTCAGCACCCTGGCATTCACCACCTGCTTCGCGGTGTGGACGATCTTTTCCATCATCGGCATCAAGATCAAGCAGGACCTCGGCCTCAACGAGACCCAGTTCGGCATCCTGGTGGCCACCCCGATCCTCACCGGCTCCATCAGCCGGATCTTCCTCGGCATCTGGACCGAGCAGTTCGGCGGCCGGCGCGTCTTCAGCCTGCTGATGCTGATCACGGCGGCCTGCGTCTTCCTGCTCTCCTTCGTCGAGTCCTATGCGATGTTCCTGGTCGCCGCCCTCGGGGTGGGCCTGGCCGGGGGCTCCTTCATCGTCGGCATCGCCTACACCTCCTACTGGTTCGAGAAGGAGCGCCAGGGCACGGCGCTGGGCATCTTCGGGGCCGGCAACGCCGGGGCCGCGGTGACCAACTTCGCCGCCCCCTTCCTGCTACTGGCGCTGGGCTGGGAGCAGACCGCGGTGGTCTACGCCATCGTGCTGGCGGCGGTGGCCGTGGGCTTCTGGGTCTTCTCCAAGGAGGATCCGCTGACCCTCTCCCGGCGTGGCCAGGGCGGCAAGCCCACCTCCGCCCGGGAGCAGCTCGAGCCGCTCCGGCACCTGCAGGTCTGGCGCTTCGCCCTCTACTACTTCTTCGTGTTCGGCGCCTTCGTCGCCCTGGCCTCCTACCTGCCGCGCTACTACGTCGGGGCCTACGACGTCAGCATCGCCGTGGCGGGCTCGCTGGCGGCCCTCTACACCCTGCCGGCCAGCGTCTTCCGGGCCCTCGGCGGCTGGCTGTCCGACCGCTACGGCGCCCGCTCGATCATGTACCTGACCTTCATCGCCTCGCTGGTCTGCCTGTTCCTGCTCGCCTATCCCGAGACCCACTACGTGGTGGAGGGCAAGGACGGCCAGATCGCCTTCTCCCTGGCCATGCCGCTGTGGGGCGTGGTGATGCTGACCGTGCTGCTGGGCTTCTTCATGTCCCTGGGCAAGGCCGCCGTCTACAAGCACATCCCGGTCTACTATCCGGAGAACGTCGGCTCGGTGGGTGGCCTGGTCGGCATGATCGGCGGCCTGGGGGGCTTCTTCCTGCCCATCCTGTTCGGCATCGTGCTCGACCTCACCGGGGTCTGGACCAGCTCCTACATGGTGCTCTTCGTGCTGGTGGCGGTGTCGCTGATCTGGATGCATGGCGCCATTCGCCGCATGGAGCGCGCCCGGGTGCCGGAACTCGGCGAGGAGCGCTATCGCTACCTGCCGGAGCTCCAGGAGCCGGCGGCCCGCCATGCCAGCCGGGAGGCGTCGCGTACCGACGCCCCCGCCCCGACCTCGTCCCATGCCCCCTCCGGCAACGCCGAGGCCTGAGCCCCGCGTGACCGCCGAATGCCGCCTCCGGGCGGCATTCGCGCGTCAGGCCCCCGACTTGATCCAGGCCAGGAAAAGCCGCGGCCTCCCGCGCTATAGTGGCATTTGAAATACATCATTGGCAGCCGGCCCCCTCGGGGTGCCCGACGCGCCGCCAGATGCGAGGTCGCCCATGTCCACCCTCTCCTCCCGTGTCGCCGCGGCACTCCACGACGACGCCTTTCCCCACCTCAAGGCCAGCCGCGGCCGCGGCGCCGCCATCGTCGTCTACCTGCTCTTCCTGGGCAGCGTGCTGGCCGTGGTCACGGCCCCGGTCGGCGTGCTGATCGCCCACTGGCAGCGTGGCCGCGCCGAGGCCTGGGTCGCCACCCACCTGCAGTTCCAGATCCGCACCTTCTGGCTGGGCATGCTGGGCGGGGGGCTCTTCGTGGCCGCCTGGCAGCTGCTGGGGCTGGTCGGCGCCCCCGCGGTGGCGCCCTGGGCGCTGGGCTACGTCTACTTCACCGCCTGCCTGATCTGGATGGTGGCCCGCTGCGGCGTGGGCATCAGCCGGCTGACCTCCAACGAGCCGGTGCGCGACCCGACGAGCCTGGCCTTCGGCGGCGCCCGGGTCACCCTGGCGGACGAATGAGCGAGCGCACCCTGACACGCGAGCTGCCCAACCCCGGCTGGGGACCGCTCTCGGCGCTGCCCGGCAACCCGCTGATGTGGGTGCTGATCTTGAGCGAGATGCTGGTCTTCAGTGCCTTCTTCGCGCTCTACGCCGCGGAGCGTGTCGGCGCGACGGCGCTGTTCGACGCCTCCCAGCGCGAGCTCGACCCCCTGGTCGGCGGGCTCAACACCCTGGTGCTGCTGACCAGCGGGCTCTGTGTGGCCCTGGCCGTGGAGGCGGTGAGCGCCGCGCGGCTCCGCCGTGCCCGCCAATGGCTGGGGGCCTCCATGGCGCTGGGCGTGCTGTTCGGCGTCATCAAGGGGATCGAGTATGCCGGCAAGTTCGCAGCCGGCATCACCCCGGAAACCAACGCCTTCTTCGGTTTCTACTACGGGCTCACCGCCTTCCACTTCGCCCACGTGCTGTTCGGCCTGGCGCTGCTGGCCCTGGTGACCTGGCGCACCTCCACCGAGAACGTGGAGACCGCCGCGGCCTTCTGGCACATGGTCGACCTGATCTGGATCCTGCTCTACCCGCTGCTCTATCTATTGCGCTGAAGGCTCTCCCTCAAGCTGAAGGCTCCCTCCCGAGGTGACCATGACCGCCCTGCCTGGCACCCGCCGCCTGCTCACCACCTGGGTCACGCTGATGGCCCTGACGCTGCTTTCGATGCTCTCGGCGCGGTTGAACCAGGGCAACTGGCAGGCGCTGCCGCTGTGGTCGGCGGGCCTGGTGGTCGTCGCCACCGGCTTCAAGGCCCAGCGGCTGCTGATGGTCTACCTCAACCTGCGCGCCGCCACGCCGGCCTGGAAGGGCACCTTCGTGGGCCTGGTGGTGCTGACGCTGGCGCTGATCGCCGGCGGCTACCTGGTGGCACGGCTGGCCGGCTGACGCCGACTCCGGCCAGCAAGCTTCCCTGCCGCGGTTCGTACGCTAGAGCCTCCCCCTGGCGCCTCCGCAGGACGCGGGATCCCGTCGCCGCTTGCCGTTACTCCCGAGCCAGCGAGAACGTGCCCCGCGCCGGGATGCCTGTTATAAGTGAAAGTGCAGGCGGCAAGCATCCTGCCATTCGGCAAGTGACTCACGCGAACGTGGCTTCTGCGTTGGCTCAAAAGCGTCGCTGGGCGACGAAAGGATTATGACCTCGCCACCCTGCTCGGCATCCGGCCCTCTCGTGGCCATCGGCGGTGCCGAGGACAGGAAATCCGACCTGGAGATCCTCAAACGGGTCTTTGCCCTGGCCCCCGAGGGTAACCTCGAGGTTGCGGTCATCGCCACCGCGAGCAGCATCCCCGACCAGATCCTGCCCGACTACGAAGCGGCCTTTGAACGCCTGGGGGCCAGCCACGTCCATTTGTTGGGTATCCGCGACCGCCGTCAGGCGGCCGAGAATGAAACCGTTCGCCTGATCGAGCAGAGCGGCGTCATCTTCTTCACCGGCGGAGACCAGCTTCGCCTGACCAATATCCTGGGTGGCTCCCCGGTGCTGAATGCCATCCGCAAACGCCTCGACAGCGGCGCAGTGGTGGCCGGGACCAGTGCCGGTGCTGCGGCCATGCCGGGCACCATGATCTATAACGGTGCTGCCACCGACGCCCTGCGCAAGGGTGGGGTCAACATGACCTTCGGCCTCGGCTTCGTCGACGGCCTGATCATCGACAGCCACTTCCTCGAGCGCGGGCGCTTGACGCGCCTGATGGAAGTCGGGGCGACCAACCCGGAATACCTCGGGGTGGGCCTGGGCGAGGATGCCGGTGTGATCATCCACCCCCACGGCATCCTCGAGGCCATCGGCTCGGGGCATGTCATCCTCATCGACAGCCGGGACCTGGCGAGCTCGAATATCGCCGATCTCTCCATGGGCGAACCGGTGGCCATCGAGAACATGATCCTCCATGCGATGGTCAGCAGCCATGGGTTCGACGTCGAGGCGCGGCGCTATCTCGTC from Halomonas aestuarii encodes:
- a CDS encoding cytochrome c oxidase subunit 3 family protein, whose translation is MSERTLTRELPNPGWGPLSALPGNPLMWVLILSEMLVFSAFFALYAAERVGATALFDASQRELDPLVGGLNTLVLLTSGLCVALAVEAVSAARLRRARQWLGASMALGVLFGVIKGIEYAGKFAAGITPETNAFFGFYYGLTAFHFAHVLFGLALLALVTWRTSTENVETAAAFWHMVDLIWILLYPLLYLLR
- a CDS encoding MFS transporter, which produces MKHLEGVTRPQQVRALSLSTLAFTTCFAVWTIFSIIGIKIKQDLGLNETQFGILVATPILTGSISRIFLGIWTEQFGGRRVFSLLMLITAACVFLLSFVESYAMFLVAALGVGLAGGSFIVGIAYTSYWFEKERQGTALGIFGAGNAGAAVTNFAAPFLLLALGWEQTAVVYAIVLAAVAVGFWVFSKEDPLTLSRRGQGGKPTSAREQLEPLRHLQVWRFALYYFFVFGAFVALASYLPRYYVGAYDVSIAVAGSLAALYTLPASVFRALGGWLSDRYGARSIMYLTFIASLVCLFLLAYPETHYVVEGKDGQIAFSLAMPLWGVVMLTVLLGFFMSLGKAAVYKHIPVYYPENVGSVGGLVGMIGGLGGFFLPILFGIVLDLTGVWTSSYMVLFVLVAVSLIWMHGAIRRMERARVPELGEERYRYLPELQEPAARHASREASRTDAPAPTSSHAPSGNAEA
- a CDS encoding MFS transporter; this translates as MTRESADSTHWEAERQPLPPGGRRNADIEHWDVENEEFWKRQGRKIASRNLWISIPSLLMGFAVWLMWGMITTQMRNLGFPFTVDQLFTLTAIAGLSGATLRIPASFMIRIAGGRNTIFLTTALLMLPALGTGIALMNPGTPFWIFQALALLSGIGGGNFANSMSNISSFYPKKQQGYALGMNAGLGNFGVTTMQILIPLVMTVGLFGALGGEPMELQKASGTLIGRIEAGTDTWIQNAGFIWLVFLIPLAFAGWFGMNNIRAITPNPGTPVQAFGKILGLYGVGLITSVIGVVALGWLNMWLALPLTIALTLFLLRLIPGDIKPNIQKQFAIFSNKHTWAMTVLYIATFGSFIGFSAALPLSISVIFGNMMDVAADGTITRVANPDAPSALTWAWMGPFVGALIRPVGGWISDKVGGAIVTQIISVVMVVASAAVGYVMMLAYNATDPNQYFWMFLTLFIVLFAASGIGNGSTFRSIGFIFDLQQKGPVLGWTSAVAAYGAFIAPRVMGEQIKAGTPEMAMYGFAVFYALCLVVNWWFYLRGNAYVKNP
- a CDS encoding DUF4870 family protein — translated: MSTLSSRVAAALHDDAFPHLKASRGRGAAIVVYLLFLGSVLAVVTAPVGVLIAHWQRGRAEAWVATHLQFQIRTFWLGMLGGGLFVAAWQLLGLVGAPAVAPWALGYVYFTACLIWMVARCGVGISRLTSNEPVRDPTSLAFGGARVTLADE
- a CDS encoding cyanophycinase, producing MTSPPCSASGPLVAIGGAEDRKSDLEILKRVFALAPEGNLEVAVIATASSIPDQILPDYEAAFERLGASHVHLLGIRDRRQAAENETVRLIEQSGVIFFTGGDQLRLTNILGGSPVLNAIRKRLDSGAVVAGTSAGAAAMPGTMIYNGAATDALRKGGVNMTFGLGFVDGLIIDSHFLERGRLTRLMEVGATNPEYLGVGLGEDAGVIIHPHGILEAIGSGHVILIDSRDLASSNIADLSMGEPVAIENMILHAMVSSHGFDVEARRYLVPHELGAILAEGR